Part of the Mycolicibacterium thermoresistibile genome, AACGCGTCGACTCCGGTGTCGACGGCGGCGTCGACGACCCGCAGATACTCCTGACGCGGTACCGGGCCGCGGGCCGGGGCGAAGAACGCGCACGCCACGGCGACGATGAGCCGCACGCCCGACTCCCGGGCCAGCGCGGCCACCCCGGGCAGTTCGGTGAGCATCTGCTCGACGGTGCGGCGTTGATTGCGGACGCTGACCTCCTCGTCGGCGGACACCACCAGCACCCACTCGTCGAGCCCGCAGGCCACCGCCCGGTGCGCGCCCCGCAGGTTCGGCACCAGGCCGCGGTAGGTGACGTCGGGCGGTCGCGGCACGGCGGCCATCACCGCCTCGGCGTCGGCCAGCTGCGGAAGCACCTTCGGGTGGGCGAACGACACCGCCTCGATGGTGCGGAAGCCGGCGTTGATCAGGCCCTCGACGATCGCGACCTTCTCCGCCGTCGGCACCGGCCGGGTGACGGCCTGCAGGCCGTCACGCAGCCCGACTTCGACCAGCTCGATGGAGTCCGGCAGACCGGGCAGCGCCGGCCGCGCGGAGCCCGCCGCATCCCGCGACGGCGGGGCCACCGGAGACGGCACCGTCACACCACCCCGGCGTCATGCAGCTTCTGCAGCTCCTCATCGCTGAGGCCGAGCTGGCGCAACACCTCATCGGTGTGTTCGCCGAGGCCGGGCCCGGGCCAGCGGATCGATCCGCGGGTGCGGCTGAGCCGCGGGAAGACGTTCTGCATCTGGATCTCTCCCAGCACCGGATGGTCGACGCTGGTGATCGACTCGCGGGCCCGGAACTGAGGATCGGCCAGCATCTCCTTGGGGCGGTAGATCTTTCCGACCGGCACGTTGTGCTTGTGCATCAGCGCCTCGACCTCGGCGGCGGTGTGCCGGCGGGTGAACTCGGCGACAATCTCGTCGAGTTCGGCCTGATGCTCACCGCGGGCGACGTGGGTCGCGTACCGCTCGTCCTCGGCGAGTTCGGGTCGGCCCATCGCCTCGGCGAGCCGGCGGAACACGGTGTCCTGGTTGGCCGCGATCAGGATCCAGGTGTCGTCGCTGGTCGGGTACACGTTGCTGGGCGCGATCTTGGGCAGGATCGCACCGGTGCGTTCGCGCTGGTAACCGCTGACGGTCCACTCCGGCACCAGCGATTCCATCACGCCGAGGACCGCTTCGTAGATCGCCGAGTCGACCATCTGGCCGCGTCCGCTGATCTCGCGTTCCCGCAGTGCCGCCAGGGCGCCGATGGTGGCGAACAGCGCGGCCAGGGTGTCGCCGATGGAGATGCCCACCCGTGACGGCGGAGTGCTGGGATCGCCTACTACGTAACGCAATCCGCCCATCGCCTCACCGATCGCGCCGTAGCCCGGCCGCGAGGCGTACGGTCCGTCCTGCCCGAATCCGGAGACCCGCACAATCACCAGTCGGGGGTTGATCTCGGCCAGGTCGGAGTATCCGAGCCCCCACCGCTCCATCGTTCCGGGACGGAAGTTCTCGACCAGGACGTCGGCCTCCGCGACGAGCTGCCGCACCAGTTCCTGGCCGCGGGGTTCACGCAGATTGATCGTCACGGAACGCTTGTTGCGTCCGACGATCGAGAACCACAGCGATTGCCCCTTGGGCCGGTTCTGGCCCCATTGGCGCAGGGGGTCACCCTTGCCCGGGTCCTCGATCTTCACCACATCGGCGCCCAGATCGCCCATCATCTGTCCGACGATCGGGCCGGCCAGCAGAGAACCCATCTCCACCACCCGGATGCCGTGCAGTGGGCCGGTGGTCGGCTGGGTCGCAGTCGTTTCCACCTCTGTGGTCATGTCCGTCCTTTGGTTGAGTTGTCCGGGGTGTCAGCGCAGATCGTGTCGCTCGAGCCAGTCGACGACCTTGTCGCAGAACCGGTCGAGCAGTTCCGGCTGTCCCTTGAAGTAGTGGTTGGCGCCGGGGATTTCGAACAGCTCCTTGTCGTCGTGTCCGACCCCGTCGTAGAGCGCCCTGGCGTGTGCGGGGAACGCGGCGTTGTCCGCGGTGCCGTACGCCACCAGCACCGGCACCGAGACCCGGCCCAGATGGTAGGGGCCGTCGGCGTTGCTGTCGTCGATGCTCCACTGGCTCAACCACGACCGCAGGCTGGTGTTGTGGCCCAGCGAGGCGGGCAGGTAGTTGGCCACCCAGGGTTCACCCCACAGCGTCGCCGGCTCCCGGTCCGACGGTTCGATCGACGGGTCCAGGAACCGCAGATCCGCACAGGTCCCGTGCACGGTGAACGGCAGATCGGCGACCCCGGTGTCGGCAGCGGCGAGCTCGTCGAGCTGCCGGCGCACCCACGCGGTGATCCGCCGGTTGCGCTCCACCTGGGCCTGCCGGTACCGCGCGATGAACTCCGGGCTGAACGGTGGCCCGTTCTTCGGATTGAACGCGTCCAGTTCCGGGTCCCGGTCGAACGGCCGCTGCTCGTCGACGATGGCCGGATCGAGCCACTCGGTGTACACCGCCGCCCGGCCCGGGTGGGCCATCGCGCAGATGACGCCGTCGGCCGGCGGCAGGTCGGCCTGGGTCAGGTCGGGCGGATCCCCGGCGGGTGTGGCGGTGATGGAGGGCTTCTCGGCCTGGCTCTGGTACAGGCTGACCAGTCCGCCGCCACCGGAGTTGCCCATCAGCACCACCTTCTCGAACCCGCGGTCCTTGAGGTAGCGCACCCCCGCCCCGACGTCGAGCACGCAGTTCTCGGTGATCAGCGCGGAGTCGTTGCCGAGGTAGCGGGTGTTCATGCCCACCGCGGTGATTCCGCGGCGCGCCAACGGTTCCAGTGCGTAGTGGCCGAGGAAGTTCGACGTCGGATGCACGATGAGCACCGCGGTCCTGCTGCCACCGGACGGGGGCCGGTGGCAGCTGGCCCACAGTTTCCCGGCCAGCCGGGCCACTCCGGAGTAGACGTCGAGCCGTCCCCCGGCCACCATCGGGATGGCCAGGAGTTCCTGTGAGGTCATTGCCGCCCCGTCACAGGATCGGCGTCATCTGCTGCTCCGGAGCACCCAGCAGCGAACGGCCGTAGACCTCGTGCTTGAGCCCCGGAACCGACAGACCGTGCCGCGATCCCATGTGCATGTCCCGCCACATCCGCTGCAGCGGGCTGGCCAGCGCGAACGAACCGGCGCCATTGACGTCGAGCACGAGGTCGAAGGCCTCCCGGCACATCCGGTGTCCTTCGGCGGCCTTCATCGCGAACCTGGCGCGCTCGGCGTTGGAGAACGGCTTGCCGGTGCGGGCCTGCGCGTCGATCGCGTCGGCGGTCGCGAGCATCTGGTCGAACGCGGTGTCGATCAGCCACGACGCCCGGGCCATGGCGAACTGGGTCGCCGACGACTTGGTGGTGTCGGTGTAGAAGGTGTAGGCCATCGCCTTGGGCGACGACGTGATCCGGCGCAGCACGTATTCGTAGGCGGCCCGCGCCAGCCCCAGCACCGGCGCCAGGGTGGCGACGTGGAAGATGGTGCCGGCGTCCTGGTGGTACTGGGCCTCGTGCTTGTGCGGGGTGCGGAAGTTGCCGGACATGATCTCTCCGAAGGTGATCGTCTCCTCGTCCGGGATCACGACGTCCTTGAGCACGACGGTGTTGCTGCTGGTGCCGGCCATCCCCGACACATGCCAGGTGTCCTTGATCCCCTCGGCCTGATCCATCGAGATCAAACCGATCGCGTTGTCGACCGGCGTGCCGTCGGGACCGAACACCGGGAAGCCCATCACGCCCCACTTCGCGCGGTCGCTGCCCGAGGAGTACGGCCACTCACCGGTGAGTTTGGTTCCGCCGTCGACCCGTTCGATGCTGGAGCCGGGCGCCGGGGTGAGCGGAACGATGACCTTCTCGGTGGCGCCGTTGGCCCACACCTTGTCCTGCACCGCCTGGCTCATCTGGCCGATGTGCCAGTCGCCGTGGTTGAGGATGAAGCAGAACCAGCCGGACGATCCGCACGCCCCGGCGACCTTGGCGGTCACCTCGACGTAGGTCCGGTAACCGGCCTCCAGGCCGCCGGCCCGCCGCGGCGCGAACAGCCGGAGCGCACTGGATTCGATCAGAGCGTCCCAGCTCTCCTGCGGCACGGCGCGGTTCTTCTCGGCGGTGTCGGCGTTGCGCTCCAGGACGGGCAGGATGTCGTCCACGGCCGCGAGCACCTCACGGCGGGTCGCTTCCAGGTCGGGATGGTTGTTGGTGTTGATGGTCTGGGTCATGAGTGTGCCTTTCGGTGTGCAATCCGGGGGTCAGCTTGGTGAGTCGGTGGACTCGCCGAGGAAGAACTTCTCGAGGGTGGTGGCCAGCCATACCGGTGTCTCGTACATCGCGTAATGGCCGGCGTTGGGAATCACCTCGAGTTCGGCGTTCGGGTAGAACTTCAGCCACGTCACCTTCATCACTTCGGCGTTCATGGATGGATCATGTTCGCCGACAATGGCTTTCACCGGATGCTCGAGTCCGGTGACGTCCTTTGAGATGTCCGTGCGGACCCACGAGGGCAGATGCCCACCGAAGGCGTCGACGGTGCTGTACGTCCGCGACTCGTCGACGATCCGCTTCAGGAAGGTGTTGTTGAGTCGGAAACCCGTTGAGTAGTGGGTGAGTTGGGCGCGGACCTCATCGTCGTTCGCGGCCTTGTCGAACAGCGCGTAGGTTTCGTCGTCGAACTGTGCGCCGGTGGCCGGCACCCCGCTCAACGCCGCCAACCGCAGCACCCGCTGTGGCGCGTCCTTGAGCACATGCTGCGCCGCCAGCCCGCCCATGGAATGCCCCAGCAGATTGAACCGGTCCCAGCCCAGTTCGTCTGCGGCTTGCAGTGCGTCACGGCTGATCTCGGAGATGGTGTAGTCGCCGGACACCTCCTTGC contains:
- a CDS encoding oxidoreductase, whose product is MTQTINTNNHPDLEATRREVLAAVDDILPVLERNADTAEKNRAVPQESWDALIESSALRLFAPRRAGGLEAGYRTYVEVTAKVAGACGSSGWFCFILNHGDWHIGQMSQAVQDKVWANGATEKVIVPLTPAPGSSIERVDGGTKLTGEWPYSSGSDRAKWGVMGFPVFGPDGTPVDNAIGLISMDQAEGIKDTWHVSGMAGTSSNTVVLKDVVIPDEETITFGEIMSGNFRTPHKHEAQYHQDAGTIFHVATLAPVLGLARAAYEYVLRRITSSPKAMAYTFYTDTTKSSATQFAMARASWLIDTAFDQMLATADAIDAQARTGKPFSNAERARFAMKAAEGHRMCREAFDLVLDVNGAGSFALASPLQRMWRDMHMGSRHGLSVPGLKHEVYGRSLLGAPEQQMTPIL
- a CDS encoding alpha/beta hydrolase, giving the protein MTSQELLAIPMVAGGRLDVYSGVARLAGKLWASCHRPPSGGSRTAVLIVHPTSNFLGHYALEPLARRGITAVGMNTRYLGNDSALITENCVLDVGAGVRYLKDRGFEKVVLMGNSGGGGLVSLYQSQAEKPSITATPAGDPPDLTQADLPPADGVICAMAHPGRAAVYTEWLDPAIVDEQRPFDRDPELDAFNPKNGPPFSPEFIARYRQAQVERNRRITAWVRRQLDELAAADTGVADLPFTVHGTCADLRFLDPSIEPSDREPATLWGEPWVANYLPASLGHNTSLRSWLSQWSIDDSNADGPYHLGRVSVPVLVAYGTADNAAFPAHARALYDGVGHDDKELFEIPGANHYFKGQPELLDRFCDKVVDWLERHDLR
- a CDS encoding hydroxymethylglutaryl-CoA lyase → MPSPVAPPSRDAAGSARPALPGLPDSIELVEVGLRDGLQAVTRPVPTAEKVAIVEGLINAGFRTIEAVSFAHPKVLPQLADAEAVMAAVPRPPDVTYRGLVPNLRGAHRAVACGLDEWVLVVSADEEVSVRNQRRTVEQMLTELPGVAALARESGVRLIVAVACAFFAPARGPVPRQEYLRVVDAAVDTGVDALYLACTTGQEHPGEVAERVGEVRRRHPAVRVGVHLHNRNGFAAANAIAAMQAGAAWLEGSFCGLGGDLWFPGDPSVLGNAPMEDLIHLCDALGVRTGISLPDYLDVARLAEQLTGVPTTAFVARGGSRHDLATAQWSETV
- a CDS encoding CaiB/BaiF CoA transferase family protein; the protein is MTTEVETTATQPTTGPLHGIRVVEMGSLLAGPIVGQMMGDLGADVVKIEDPGKGDPLRQWGQNRPKGQSLWFSIVGRNKRSVTINLREPRGQELVRQLVAEADVLVENFRPGTMERWGLGYSDLAEINPRLVIVRVSGFGQDGPYASRPGYGAIGEAMGGLRYVVGDPSTPPSRVGISIGDTLAALFATIGALAALREREISGRGQMVDSAIYEAVLGVMESLVPEWTVSGYQRERTGAILPKIAPSNVYPTSDDTWILIAANQDTVFRRLAEAMGRPELAEDERYATHVARGEHQAELDEIVAEFTRRHTAAEVEALMHKHNVPVGKIYRPKEMLADPQFRARESITSVDHPVLGEIQMQNVFPRLSRTRGSIRWPGPGLGEHTDEVLRQLGLSDEELQKLHDAGVV
- a CDS encoding alpha/beta fold hydrolase, which translates into the protein MSSPSPVVIGHGPNRVLAFHGWFGSSKGWGPFLDFIDRDQFTYALVDYRGYGERKEVSGDYTISEISRDALQAADELGWDRFNLLGHSMGGLAAQHVLKDAPQRVLRLAALSGVPATGAQFDDETYALFDKAANDDEVRAQLTHYSTGFRLNNTFLKRIVDESRTYSTVDAFGGHLPSWVRTDISKDVTGLEHPVKAIVGEHDPSMNAEVMKVTWLKFYPNAELEVIPNAGHYAMYETPVWLATTLEKFFLGESTDSPS